The proteins below are encoded in one region of Thermococcus peptonophilus:
- a CDS encoding MBL fold metallo-hydrolase: MFDADTNPLVLAHNSKALGVSLRDLDFAFLSHWHYDHYGGLPYVAELNPGLRLYTPPGNGAMALRWGFDLMEVFKAGEITDGAWTSGPLEDFEQALGMETPSGLVVIVGCSHPGVDRLTKAILNVSGYDKAYLVIGGFHGPSQKTLNRLAGMTEFIAPAHCSGDFAKAYMRKTYPEKFVSVKTGSIIEF; this comes from the coding sequence ATCTTCGACGCCGACACGAACCCGCTCGTTTTAGCCCACAACTCAAAGGCCCTTGGAGTCTCACTTAGGGATCTCGACTTCGCCTTCCTGAGCCACTGGCACTACGACCACTATGGCGGTCTTCCCTATGTGGCCGAACTGAATCCAGGGCTGAGGCTTTATACTCCGCCAGGGAACGGGGCTATGGCCCTCAGGTGGGGCTTCGACCTGATGGAGGTTTTTAAAGCTGGAGAAATCACCGATGGAGCCTGGACTTCAGGGCCTTTAGAGGACTTTGAGCAGGCCCTTGGAATGGAAACACCCTCGGGATTGGTCGTCATCGTCGGCTGTTCCCATCCCGGTGTTGACAGGCTCACGAAGGCTATCCTCAACGTTTCAGGCTACGATAAGGCATACCTTGTTATCGGGGGCTTCCACGGGCCTTCTCAGAAAACCCTTAACAGGTTGGCCGGAATGACAGAGTTCATAGCGCCTGCCCACTGCTCTGGAGATTTTGCCAAGGCCTATATGAGGAAGACTTATCCCGAGAAGTTCGTCTCTGTGAAAACTGGGAGCATCATCGAGTTTTAA
- a CDS encoding Rossmann-like domain-containing protein: MLLSEIKKKTLRLANGLELVDFGFALPYTWVLVEGPDGKALGVAMTLPEEVQRYTNSISEPSIEAFIEKTDSLNVIERTLGIATVNAVSQYHLDVSDLPDIDVVELVEGFDMVAVIGNMPPVVRALREKGVKTLVFERNPKLWDRETLSDALEYVLLPEAEAVLVSGSALVNGTIEMILDRAKNARIVVLTGPTAQIHPELVKGTGITHLAAMKVIDLKKAVLGLKLGSFKGFERGNRKYVVRV, encoded by the coding sequence ATGCTGCTCTCGGAGATTAAGAAAAAGACCTTGAGGCTTGCAAACGGACTTGAGTTAGTTGATTTCGGCTTTGCTTTGCCCTACACATGGGTTTTAGTTGAGGGGCCCGATGGAAAGGCCTTAGGTGTTGCGATGACCCTTCCAGAGGAAGTCCAGCGCTACACCAACTCCATAAGTGAGCCTTCCATTGAGGCTTTCATTGAAAAGACCGACAGCCTGAACGTCATCGAGCGAACCCTCGGGATAGCTACGGTAAACGCGGTCTCCCAGTACCACCTTGATGTCTCAGACCTCCCTGATATTGACGTCGTTGAGCTTGTTGAAGGCTTTGATATGGTTGCTGTGATCGGCAACATGCCGCCGGTGGTCAGGGCTCTCCGCGAGAAAGGAGTCAAAACCCTCGTCTTTGAGCGGAACCCGAAGCTCTGGGATCGAGAGACACTCAGCGATGCTCTGGAGTACGTTCTCCTTCCGGAAGCTGAGGCTGTCCTCGTCAGTGGTTCGGCACTTGTGAACGGTACCATTGAGATGATCCTCGATAGGGCGAAAAATGCTAGGATAGTAGTCCTGACCGGGCCGACTGCCCAGATACACCCTGAGCTCGTTAAAGGGACAGGAATAACTCACCTCGCGGCGATGAAGGTGATAGACCTCAAAAAGGCAGTTCTCGGCCTCAAGCTCGGCTCTTTCAAGGGGTTTGAGAGGGGGAACAGGAAGTATGTGGTGAGAGTATGA
- a CDS encoding class I SAM-dependent methyltransferase produces MPKIEPFEKHRDRYENWFERNRYAYLSELEAFKRLLPKEGRGTEIGVGTGRFAAPLGIKLGVEPSKAMAEIARKRGIEVIEGTAENLPFEDNSMDYLLMVTTICFVDDPEKALREAYRVLKPGGALIIGFVDRNSTIGRFYEEHKNESIFYKEARFFSTEELLELLKKVGFREFEIVQTLFHRLDEIKSVEPVKPGYGEGSFVVIKAVK; encoded by the coding sequence ATGCCGAAGATCGAGCCCTTCGAGAAGCACCGCGACAGGTACGAGAACTGGTTTGAGAGGAACCGCTACGCTTACCTCTCCGAGCTCGAGGCCTTCAAAAGGCTCCTGCCGAAGGAAGGGAGAGGAACTGAGATAGGCGTAGGAACAGGGAGGTTCGCGGCTCCTCTCGGCATAAAGCTCGGCGTCGAACCTTCAAAAGCGATGGCAGAGATAGCGAGGAAGAGGGGCATAGAGGTCATCGAGGGAACGGCCGAAAACCTTCCTTTCGAGGACAACAGCATGGACTACCTCCTTATGGTCACAACGATCTGCTTCGTCGATGACCCTGAGAAAGCCCTGAGGGAAGCCTACCGCGTCCTGAAGCCGGGTGGAGCGTTGATAATCGGCTTCGTTGACAGGAACAGCACAATAGGAAGGTTCTACGAGGAGCACAAAAACGAGAGCATTTTTTACAAAGAGGCGAGGTTCTTCTCGACTGAGGAGCTCCTAGAGCTTCTCAAGAAGGTCGGCTTCAGGGAGTTTGAGATAGTGCAGACCCTCTTTCACAGGCTTGACGAGATTAAGTCCGTCGAGCCGGTAAAGCCCGGGTACGGTGAGGGTAGTTTCGTTGTGATAAAGGCGGTGAAGTGA
- a CDS encoding radical SAM protein, with the protein MIAFGPVPSRRLGRSLGVNNIPDKVCTYACVYCQIGKTLRMEIERRPFYEPELIFREVEKKVRDARERNERIDYITFVPDGEPTLDINLGKEIDLLRELGIKLAALTNSSLIWRDDVREDLLKLDFVSLKVDAVSEPIWRKVDRPHKSLSLEKILNGMLEFRREFRGKVVTETMLIDGIDYGDEFEKIAEFLKELKPDKAYIAIPTRPPAESWVKPAKEEVINHAYQVFTEALGEERVEYLIGYEENAFAFTGNVEEDLLSITAVHPMREDAVRELLRKANADWGVVEKLLKEGKLIELEYNGKKFYMRKLKSRE; encoded by the coding sequence ATGATAGCCTTCGGACCCGTCCCATCAAGGAGGCTTGGAAGGAGCCTTGGGGTAAACAACATCCCCGACAAGGTATGCACCTACGCCTGCGTTTACTGTCAGATAGGGAAAACTCTCAGAATGGAAATCGAGAGGAGGCCCTTCTACGAGCCGGAGCTGATATTCAGAGAGGTTGAGAAGAAGGTTAGGGACGCCAGAGAGAGGAACGAGCGGATAGACTACATTACTTTCGTCCCCGATGGAGAACCGACCCTCGACATAAACCTCGGGAAGGAGATAGACCTTCTCCGCGAACTCGGGATAAAGCTCGCCGCGCTCACAAACTCCTCACTCATCTGGAGAGATGACGTAAGGGAAGACCTTCTGAAGCTCGACTTTGTCTCGCTGAAGGTCGACGCCGTAAGCGAGCCAATCTGGAGAAAAGTCGATAGGCCACACAAGAGCCTGAGCCTTGAGAAGATCCTCAACGGCATGCTGGAGTTCAGGAGAGAGTTCAGAGGAAAGGTTGTCACCGAGACGATGCTGATAGATGGGATAGACTACGGGGACGAGTTCGAGAAGATAGCAGAGTTCCTGAAAGAGCTGAAACCCGACAAAGCCTACATAGCTATCCCAACGAGGCCGCCGGCAGAGTCTTGGGTTAAACCTGCGAAGGAGGAGGTCATCAACCACGCCTATCAGGTCTTCACGGAGGCCCTCGGGGAAGAGCGCGTGGAATACCTGATCGGCTACGAGGAGAACGCCTTCGCCTTCACTGGGAACGTTGAGGAGGATCTGTTGAGCATTACGGCAGTTCATCCCATGAGGGAAGACGCCGTCAGAGAGCTTTTGAGGAAGGCAAACGCTGACTGGGGCGTCGTTGAGAAGCTCCTGAAAGAGGGAAAGCTGATAGAGCTCGAGTACAACGGGAAGAAGTTCTACATGAGGAAGCTGAAGAGCAGGGAGTGA
- a CDS encoding P-loop NTPase yields MQIAVSGGKGGTGKSTVATNLAVALRKIGVKLTLADLDVEAPNDHILLGVELANEEPVNQFMPRFDYSKCTKCRKCAEVCEEHAIVTLKDGTPFLMPTLCSGCRACEIVCPVPGAIQEAFRVIGHTYVTPTPYGFTLVTGKLREGEERSMPLVVAAKRRAEEVREGLLMVDTAAGTGNTVSKAVEGSKLLIAVTEPTPLGIHDTELILQLGKLMKIPTWVVVNRSDLGDVGKVRELAEKYGAEIVAEIPYSENIVKTYVEGKPIVLTDYPEAEIFTGLAERVAEFLGGGE; encoded by the coding sequence TTGCAGATAGCGGTGAGCGGTGGAAAGGGTGGAACCGGAAAATCGACCGTGGCCACTAACCTCGCGGTGGCGCTCAGGAAGATTGGGGTCAAGCTTACTCTGGCGGATCTCGACGTCGAGGCGCCGAACGACCACATACTTCTGGGAGTTGAGCTTGCAAACGAAGAACCTGTGAACCAGTTCATGCCGCGCTTCGACTACTCGAAGTGCACCAAGTGCAGGAAGTGCGCAGAGGTATGTGAGGAGCACGCGATAGTGACGCTGAAGGACGGGACACCCTTCCTCATGCCGACCCTCTGTTCCGGCTGCAGGGCCTGTGAGATAGTCTGTCCCGTCCCAGGGGCCATTCAAGAGGCATTCAGAGTTATAGGCCACACGTACGTTACTCCAACTCCCTACGGCTTCACGCTCGTCACAGGGAAGCTTAGGGAGGGAGAAGAGAGGTCAATGCCGCTCGTCGTCGCGGCTAAGAGAAGGGCCGAAGAGGTCAGGGAAGGTCTCCTCATGGTGGACACGGCCGCTGGAACTGGAAACACAGTCTCAAAAGCAGTTGAAGGCTCGAAGCTCCTCATAGCGGTAACAGAACCAACGCCCCTAGGAATACATGACACGGAGCTTATCTTACAGCTCGGGAAGCTGATGAAGATCCCGACTTGGGTTGTGGTGAACAGGTCTGACCTCGGAGACGTTGGTAAGGTCAGGGAGCTGGCGGAGAAGTATGGCGCCGAGATCGTGGCCGAGATCCCATACAGCGAGAACATAGTCAAGACCTACGTTGAAGGGAAGCCGATAGTCCTTACCGATTATCCGGAGGCGGAGATATTCACCGGCCTCGCCGAAAGGGTCGCTGAGTTCCTCGGAGGTGGTGAGTGA
- a CDS encoding nucleotide-binding protein has product MQIAIASGKGGVGKSTITASLLYLLKDEYSFVAVDADAEAPNLGLLLGVTEWEEEREHIGAKVARINTESCVRCGICYERCPYGCIYIDEEGNYVVNELTCEGCNVCGLVCPVTGTITLEEVRSGVIRKATTKYGFPLISAQLDVGRPESGKLVTEEKEWAAKLMKELNLEHMIVDSAAGIGCQVIASLGGADVAILIAEPTPASLSDVQRAYKVVQHFREPAYLIINKADINPGFTGLEEWAEKEGIPILGRIPYDRAVPESMSMLKPVVEAFPEAKASKAIVEIAEVIKREILG; this is encoded by the coding sequence ATGCAGATAGCGATAGCGAGCGGTAAGGGCGGCGTTGGGAAGAGCACGATAACGGCCTCGCTCCTCTACCTGCTGAAGGACGAGTACTCGTTTGTGGCGGTTGATGCCGACGCAGAGGCCCCGAACCTCGGTCTTCTCCTCGGAGTAACGGAGTGGGAAGAGGAACGGGAGCACATAGGCGCTAAGGTGGCAAGGATAAACACCGAGAGCTGCGTAAGGTGTGGAATCTGCTACGAGCGCTGTCCCTACGGGTGCATCTACATAGATGAGGAAGGCAACTACGTCGTGAACGAGCTCACCTGTGAGGGCTGCAACGTCTGTGGGCTAGTCTGTCCGGTGACCGGAACAATAACCCTAGAAGAAGTCCGCTCCGGTGTCATCAGGAAGGCGACAACCAAGTACGGCTTCCCGCTCATCTCGGCCCAGCTCGACGTCGGAAGGCCTGAGAGCGGAAAGCTCGTCACGGAGGAGAAAGAGTGGGCCGCGAAGCTGATGAAGGAGCTCAACCTCGAGCACATGATAGTTGATTCGGCCGCTGGAATAGGCTGTCAGGTGATAGCGAGCCTCGGTGGGGCAGACGTTGCCATACTCATAGCAGAGCCTACCCCGGCTTCGCTCAGCGACGTTCAGAGAGCTTACAAGGTCGTCCAGCACTTCAGGGAGCCGGCCTACCTCATCATCAACAAGGCAGACATCAACCCCGGCTTTACTGGCCTTGAGGAGTGGGCTGAGAAAGAGGGCATCCCGATACTGGGGAGGATTCCCTACGACAGAGCCGTTCCAGAGAGCATGAGTATGCTTAAGCCCGTAGTCGAGGCCTTCCCAGAGGCCAAGGCCTCAAAGGCCATAGTTGAGATTGCCGAGGTTATAAAGAGGGAAATCCTCGGCTGA
- a CDS encoding MazG nucleotide pyrophosphohydrolase domain-containing protein: protein MEIREFQGMIRDIYFHKDSKRGVERTFLWFVEEVGELSEAIRKRDKEAMEEEFADVLAWLASLANLLGIDLEEAAKKKYPGVCPYCGKNPCECGEKF from the coding sequence GTGGAGATACGCGAGTTCCAGGGGATGATACGCGATATTTACTTTCACAAGGACTCGAAGAGAGGCGTTGAGAGGACTTTCCTCTGGTTCGTTGAGGAGGTAGGTGAGCTTAGCGAGGCGATAAGGAAACGTGACAAAGAAGCCATGGAAGAGGAGTTTGCAGACGTTCTCGCCTGGCTCGCCAGCCTCGCCAACCTGCTTGGGATAGATCTCGAAGAGGCCGCGAAGAAGAAATATCCTGGAGTCTGTCCGTACTGTGGCAAGAACCCATGCGAATGCGGGGAGAAGTTCTGA
- a CDS encoding TldD/PmbA family protein — protein sequence MHELVEFAVEKALELGADYAEARFEEKNGTELVMKNGNAESLGILADRGIGIRVLVDGGMGFASTNVLTKESVAEAVKKAVKLAKAASKVRNEPIRFSEEDFHEVYYEVKMRKDFRDIPPEEKLELLKKVEEEVKGTGVNVPMRYLMYSDWMWHKIIAHSDGGFVESYIPRVSLTYNLVVFENGQMEQAPFVQRAFSGGLELLEKDEPWKWAVKDVMALKRLIYEGQKPPEGKVDLVISPEVAGIAVHESVGHPYEADRIFGREAAQAGESFVKPDMLGKRIGSDVVTVIEDPTIPNSWGFYLYDDEGVKARPRYLIRNGIINEFLTNREYAYKLGQRSNASARAINYNREPIVRMANTYLAPGDHSFEELIEDIKLGVYMVSFNEWNIDDRRYQQRYIGREAYLIENGEIKHPVRRPILEITTRALWSSVDAVGKEVEFYPGTCGKGEPGQGVPVWMGGAHARLRDIPLRRP from the coding sequence ATGCATGAACTTGTAGAGTTCGCCGTTGAAAAGGCCCTCGAACTGGGGGCGGACTACGCCGAAGCGCGTTTTGAAGAAAAGAATGGTACTGAGCTAGTAATGAAGAACGGTAACGCGGAGAGCCTCGGGATTCTCGCGGACAGGGGCATAGGGATAAGGGTTCTCGTTGACGGCGGCATGGGCTTTGCATCAACCAACGTCCTGACGAAGGAGAGCGTTGCAGAGGCCGTGAAAAAGGCCGTGAAGCTGGCAAAAGCCGCCTCGAAGGTGAGGAACGAACCTATACGCTTCTCCGAGGAGGACTTCCACGAGGTCTATTATGAAGTCAAGATGAGGAAGGACTTCCGGGACATACCGCCGGAGGAGAAGCTTGAACTCCTCAAGAAGGTCGAGGAGGAGGTAAAGGGAACGGGTGTGAACGTGCCGATGCGCTACCTCATGTACTCCGACTGGATGTGGCACAAGATAATAGCCCACAGCGACGGTGGTTTCGTTGAGAGCTACATCCCGAGAGTTTCCCTTACCTACAACCTCGTGGTCTTTGAGAACGGCCAGATGGAGCAGGCGCCCTTCGTTCAGAGGGCTTTCTCCGGCGGTCTTGAGCTCTTAGAGAAGGACGAGCCCTGGAAGTGGGCCGTTAAGGACGTAATGGCCCTTAAGAGGCTCATTTACGAGGGGCAGAAGCCGCCCGAAGGGAAGGTTGACCTCGTGATAAGTCCTGAGGTGGCTGGCATAGCAGTCCACGAGAGCGTTGGACATCCGTATGAGGCCGACAGGATTTTCGGAAGGGAAGCGGCGCAGGCGGGAGAGAGCTTTGTAAAGCCAGACATGCTCGGGAAGAGAATCGGTAGCGACGTCGTTACCGTCATCGAAGATCCAACTATCCCGAACAGCTGGGGCTTCTACCTCTACGACGACGAGGGCGTTAAGGCCCGTCCGAGGTACCTCATAAGAAACGGAATCATAAACGAGTTCCTGACCAACAGGGAGTATGCCTACAAGCTCGGCCAGCGCTCAAACGCGTCAGCCAGGGCCATCAACTACAACCGCGAGCCGATAGTGAGGATGGCGAACACCTATTTAGCTCCGGGCGACCACTCCTTCGAGGAGCTAATCGAGGACATCAAGCTCGGCGTCTACATGGTGAGCTTCAACGAGTGGAACATAGACGATAGAAGATACCAGCAGAGGTACATCGGAAGGGAGGCCTACCTCATCGAGAACGGCGAGATAAAGCACCCGGTCAGGAGGCCCATCCTTGAGATAACGACGAGGGCACTGTGGAGCAGCGTTGATGCCGTAGGAAAGGAAGTTGAGTTTTATCCAGGAACCTGCGGCAAGGGCGAGCCTGGACAGGGTGTCCCCGTCTGGATGGGCGGAGCGCACGCGAGACTGCGCGATATTCCGCTTAGGAGGCCGTGA
- a CDS encoding TldD/PmbA family protein, giving the protein MFDVNEFILKKAKELGFGDVVVLSYETNRRQVRFANNEITIAKNWHERKVELFVEKEKRVASTTITELSEENIERTLKTLLSNMKGMAPKEDYYGIAEGPFEYKDIPETFDKAIVELDEPNEYVERAINAALEEGAKRVAGVLYTDHNKLYLTTSNGVEAFDEGTGIEISVRAFIGDLESGHGTNSVRVLKKFDPESAGRKAGEIARLARNPEQGPEGKFDVIFDPLAFANLLSYMSFMTSAYAAEAGFSFLVNKLGQKVANKIVTLKDIGNLPNGYGTRKFDDEGVPTRETTIIENGTFRTFLLNTSLARKYGTETTANAGLVMPHAWNIVLEPGDYSKEELFSEVKKGIYITNVWYTRFQNYVAGDFSTIPRDGIFLVENGELKPIRNIRVSDNLQRILENIIALGKELYHIHWWEVRTPVSTPYVLVKDVGITRATK; this is encoded by the coding sequence ATGTTCGACGTTAACGAGTTCATCCTTAAGAAGGCGAAGGAGCTCGGCTTCGGCGACGTCGTTGTCCTGAGCTACGAGACCAACAGGAGACAGGTCCGCTTTGCCAACAATGAGATAACCATCGCAAAGAACTGGCACGAGAGGAAGGTCGAGCTCTTCGTGGAGAAGGAGAAGAGGGTAGCGAGCACCACCATAACCGAGCTGAGCGAGGAGAATATAGAGCGCACACTAAAAACGCTCCTCTCGAACATGAAGGGCATGGCCCCCAAGGAGGACTACTACGGCATAGCCGAGGGGCCCTTCGAGTACAAGGATATCCCGGAGACGTTCGATAAGGCCATAGTCGAGCTCGACGAGCCTAACGAGTACGTCGAGAGGGCAATAAACGCGGCCCTTGAGGAAGGGGCGAAGAGAGTTGCTGGAGTCCTCTACACAGACCACAACAAGCTCTACCTGACCACGAGCAACGGGGTGGAAGCTTTCGACGAGGGAACGGGAATAGAGATAAGCGTCAGGGCCTTCATAGGCGACCTCGAGAGCGGCCACGGGACGAACTCCGTGAGGGTGCTCAAGAAGTTCGACCCCGAGAGCGCCGGAAGGAAGGCGGGAGAGATAGCAAGGTTGGCAAGAAACCCGGAGCAGGGGCCGGAAGGGAAGTTCGACGTCATATTCGACCCGTTAGCGTTTGCCAACCTGCTCAGCTACATGAGCTTCATGACCTCCGCCTATGCCGCCGAGGCCGGCTTTTCCTTCCTCGTGAACAAGCTTGGGCAGAAGGTCGCCAACAAGATAGTGACCCTTAAGGACATCGGGAACCTGCCCAACGGCTACGGAACTAGGAAGTTCGACGACGAAGGTGTACCAACGAGAGAAACGACCATAATCGAGAACGGGACCTTCAGGACGTTCCTCCTCAACACGAGCCTCGCCAGAAAGTACGGAACCGAAACAACCGCCAACGCCGGTCTGGTGATGCCGCACGCCTGGAACATCGTTCTCGAGCCGGGGGACTACTCAAAAGAGGAGCTCTTCAGCGAAGTGAAGAAGGGCATCTACATAACCAACGTCTGGTACACGCGCTTCCAGAACTACGTTGCTGGCGACTTCTCAACGATCCCGAGGGATGGCATCTTCCTCGTTGAGAACGGTGAGCTGAAGCCCATAAGGAACATCCGCGTAAGCGACAACCTGCAGAGGATCCTCGAAAACATTATAGCCCTCGGAAAAGAGCTCTACCACATCCACTGGTGGGAGGTACGCACGCCGGTCTCAACTCCCTACGTTCTCGTTAAGGACGTCGGCATAACGAGGGCGACGAAGTGA
- a CDS encoding MFS transporter, with product MNWLTRFKALFVLTYTGFLGNIAVIYYLSRGLSYSEIGLATAFSALGFFLFEVPTGVVGDRVSRKTSVLIGLSIYPLSLLLLLFLRNFWMLLVSELISVLGASFISGSLQAWFFDNLKSEGREGEFKEIWRSIQKATVLASSSTTIAGAFMAQLWGFEVPILLSLILHLTMIPLTWSIPEMGFSKLETSYTSHVIHSFRELLKPEVFWLITYLLTVTLSLTQFRNFFEPYLGEVLAKSLGTTIMGTLGILGIVEVLTRTAPRYAGIALKGRSGRLLHETAPVAIPLSTLLSVLYPNAVFIIALGIMATLFASAFTFNFSVEFQRRIPSEKRATILSLRNMVLAIVSALFYAVYGFVVQHMGLRKARLMFALLFLAFGASFKLAQLGPLGKYLVMGEGEKE from the coding sequence ATGAACTGGCTAACGCGGTTCAAAGCGCTCTTTGTCCTCACTTATACCGGATTTCTGGGCAACATCGCGGTGATTTACTACCTCTCGCGCGGCCTAAGCTACTCTGAGATAGGACTCGCCACGGCATTTTCTGCCCTTGGTTTCTTTCTCTTCGAAGTGCCCACGGGCGTCGTCGGCGATAGGGTAAGCAGAAAGACCAGCGTCCTCATAGGCCTCTCGATTTATCCCCTGAGCCTTCTTCTCCTCCTGTTCCTCCGAAACTTCTGGATGTTATTGGTGTCAGAGCTAATAAGCGTTCTTGGGGCTTCCTTCATCAGTGGCAGCCTCCAGGCCTGGTTCTTTGACAACCTCAAATCCGAGGGAAGAGAAGGGGAGTTCAAGGAGATATGGCGCTCTATTCAAAAGGCGACGGTTCTTGCTAGTTCCTCCACAACGATTGCGGGTGCGTTCATGGCCCAGCTCTGGGGCTTTGAAGTCCCGATACTGCTGAGCCTCATACTCCACCTGACTATGATACCCCTCACCTGGAGCATTCCGGAGATGGGCTTTTCAAAGCTCGAAACCTCCTACACGAGCCACGTCATCCACTCCTTTCGCGAGCTTCTGAAACCCGAGGTTTTCTGGCTGATAACATACCTTCTTACCGTTACCCTCTCACTCACTCAGTTCCGCAATTTCTTTGAGCCCTACCTCGGTGAAGTTCTCGCTAAAAGCCTCGGGACCACAATAATGGGCACTCTCGGAATTCTGGGTATTGTGGAGGTTCTCACGAGAACAGCCCCGAGATACGCAGGCATAGCCCTCAAGGGGAGGAGTGGAAGGCTGCTCCACGAGACCGCTCCCGTTGCGATACCCCTATCCACCCTTCTTTCAGTGCTCTATCCAAACGCGGTTTTTATAATCGCTCTTGGGATTATGGCAACCCTTTTTGCGTCAGCTTTCACATTCAACTTCTCTGTCGAGTTCCAGCGCAGGATTCCAAGCGAAAAGAGAGCCACGATATTATCCCTCAGAAACATGGTGCTGGCAATTGTTTCGGCGCTCTTCTATGCTGTTTATGGATTTGTCGTTCAGCATATGGGGCTGAGGAAGGCCCGCCTCATGTTCGCCCTTCTTTTCCTGGCATTTGGAGCGTCTTTTAAGCTGGCTCAGCTCGGCCCTTTGGGAAAATACCTGGTGATGGGGGAAGGTGAGAAAGAATAA
- a CDS encoding MFS transporter, translating to MEIVENSRLNKFHYRLLAVLGTVWAFIAVNTIAASFVIALLKKEPAFQGSLAKLGSLGSAALFGMLFGAWLFGYLADRIGRKKTLILAVSTFSLASIVSAFSKNLDQLILLRFIVGLGLGGSLPVASSYFAEFMPKSVRGAMISILESFWAIGTIIIGVVALLVKADWRSILLFGGSVVVILPILATLPESPRFLLITGRVKEAEEIVRRVFGASVGLEVPKAAGRASVADLWRKYGRTTLMLTIAWFSIAFAYYGFFIWLPKFLSATLGITVFKSFQYFIITAIAQLPGYWSAAYLLERIGRKKTLSYYLLLSGLAGIGFYFATNSGSETYIMASAIAFSFFNLGAWGAIYAYTPELYPTEVRGTGTGWAGAMARIGGGTAPILAGKIMEVSGAALTVLVIAVVAIIGALDVLILGRETKGTELS from the coding sequence ATGGAGATAGTCGAAAACTCCCGTTTGAATAAGTTCCACTACAGGCTTTTAGCGGTCCTCGGAACGGTTTGGGCCTTCATAGCTGTGAACACCATAGCGGCGAGCTTCGTCATAGCCCTTCTCAAGAAGGAGCCCGCCTTTCAGGGGAGTCTGGCAAAGCTGGGCTCCCTTGGTTCGGCGGCGCTCTTCGGCATGCTCTTCGGCGCTTGGCTCTTTGGATACCTCGCCGACAGGATTGGCAGGAAGAAAACGCTAATTTTGGCAGTTTCAACGTTCTCGCTCGCTTCTATAGTCAGCGCCTTTTCAAAGAACCTCGACCAGCTCATTCTCCTCCGATTCATTGTTGGTCTTGGACTCGGCGGCTCCCTCCCCGTTGCGAGCTCCTACTTCGCCGAGTTCATGCCGAAGTCCGTGAGGGGCGCCATGATTTCCATCCTCGAGAGCTTCTGGGCGATAGGCACGATAATAATCGGCGTCGTTGCCCTTCTCGTCAAAGCGGACTGGAGGAGCATACTGCTCTTCGGGGGTTCCGTGGTTGTAATACTCCCCATTCTGGCCACCCTTCCTGAGTCCCCGCGCTTTCTCCTGATAACCGGAAGGGTGAAGGAAGCTGAAGAGATAGTCAGGAGGGTGTTTGGAGCTTCGGTCGGGCTTGAAGTCCCAAAAGCCGCTGGAAGAGCCAGCGTTGCTGACCTCTGGAGAAAATACGGCAGGACGACACTCATGCTAACCATTGCCTGGTTCAGCATTGCCTTCGCCTACTACGGCTTCTTCATCTGGCTTCCGAAGTTCCTCTCGGCAACCCTGGGGATAACGGTCTTCAAGAGCTTCCAGTACTTCATAATAACGGCCATCGCCCAGCTTCCTGGCTACTGGAGCGCGGCTTATCTGCTTGAAAGGATTGGCAGGAAGAAGACGCTCTCCTACTATCTCTTACTTTCAGGATTAGCCGGAATAGGGTTCTACTTCGCGACAAATTCGGGAAGCGAGACCTACATAATGGCGAGCGCAATAGCCTTCAGCTTCTTCAACCTCGGAGCCTGGGGAGCGATCTACGCATACACCCCCGAGCTCTACCCAACAGAGGTCAGAGGGACTGGAACGGGCTGGGCAGGGGCAATGGCCAGAATAGGTGGCGGAACGGCTCCGATACTGGCGGGAAAAATAATGGAAGTGAGCGGTGCCGCTCTCACGGTGCTGGTCATTGCAGTAGTCGCCATTATCGGAGCGCTGGACGTCTTGATCCTGGGAAGGGAAACGAAGGGAACGGAGCTTTCCTGA